In Pedobacter africanus, a single window of DNA contains:
- a CDS encoding Crp/Fnr family transcriptional regulator, producing MMNRNNSPIPPNKPEPDAEVLEIMKSLVSSDYNTPEEKEFFAANIPVKRVKKGMFLLKEGEAITASYHLFKGCVREYYYKDGEEKTVAFYTVGESLTDGGNNLNRIPSIVNWECVSECIVSVFPFEVEYEMYKRFPRLESMCRMEMEKQYSNYKAAINQFLSSSPMERYEHLIRTRPELFQLVPLYHIASYLGIKPESLSRIRGRMRSSAATK from the coding sequence ATGATGAACCGCAACAATAGCCCCATACCGCCCAATAAGCCCGAACCAGATGCTGAGGTTCTGGAGATCATGAAATCACTTGTAAGTTCAGATTATAATACGCCGGAAGAAAAGGAGTTCTTTGCCGCAAATATCCCTGTTAAGCGGGTAAAGAAAGGAATGTTTTTATTGAAAGAGGGCGAGGCCATTACGGCATCATACCATTTGTTTAAAGGTTGTGTAAGAGAATATTATTATAAAGATGGTGAGGAAAAGACCGTGGCATTTTATACAGTTGGCGAAAGTTTAACTGATGGTGGGAATAACTTGAATAGGATTCCCAGTATCGTAAACTGGGAATGTGTTAGTGAATGTATTGTTTCAGTTTTTCCATTTGAAGTGGAATATGAAATGTACAAGCGTTTTCCAAGACTGGAATCTATGTGCAGGATGGAAATGGAAAAGCAGTATTCAAACTATAAAGCAGCTATAAATCAATTTTTATCTTCAAGCCCAATGGAGCGTTATGAACATCTGATCAGGACACGGCCGGAGCTGTTTCAATTGGTCCCGCTTTACCATATTGCAAGCTACCTGGGCATTAAACCAGAATCTTTAAGCAGGATAAGGGGCAGGATGCGTTCATCTGCAGCCACAAAGTAA
- a CDS encoding NAD(P)-dependent alcohol dehydrogenase gives MKPAGSDEQHLMKAAIRYRYCSPDQLRVAAIPVPVPAHDEILVKVKATTVNRSDCGVLTGKPWAIRCFIGLFKPYRPVTGTDFAGIVVEKGAGVHNFNVGDNVYGFFDQGLSSHAEYVAVSVKQAVLKMPGHINFEQAAASLEGAHYAFYFLDPLKVKAGDKVLINGGTGAIGNAALQFLKHLKVQVTVTCETAYTAVLQSLGPDRVIDYQNEDFTKLNEQFDYVFDAVGKSTFAQCKPLLKPKGIYVSSELGPNWQNPLLALLAPFMPGKKVKFPLPYSIHRSMQFIDGLILKGEFTPLIDRRYSLAEIADAYTYVMSGQKKGNVVLTFD, from the coding sequence ATGAAGCCAGCAGGCAGTGACGAACAGCATTTGATGAAAGCAGCCATAAGATACCGGTACTGTAGCCCAGATCAGTTAAGGGTAGCGGCCATACCAGTCCCAGTACCTGCCCATGATGAAATTCTGGTTAAGGTTAAAGCTACTACTGTAAACCGGTCAGATTGCGGTGTGCTTACCGGCAAACCCTGGGCAATCAGGTGCTTTATTGGGCTATTTAAGCCTTACCGCCCCGTTACAGGAACCGATTTTGCAGGTATAGTAGTGGAAAAGGGCGCAGGCGTGCACAACTTTAACGTTGGTGATAATGTGTATGGCTTTTTTGATCAGGGCTTAAGCTCACATGCAGAATATGTAGCGGTATCTGTTAAACAAGCCGTGCTTAAAATGCCCGGCCATATAAATTTTGAGCAGGCGGCAGCAAGTTTGGAGGGCGCACATTATGCCTTTTATTTCCTGGATCCGTTAAAGGTTAAGGCTGGTGATAAAGTATTGATCAACGGGGGCACCGGCGCTATTGGCAATGCGGCATTACAATTTTTAAAACATTTGAAGGTTCAGGTTACCGTAACCTGCGAAACCGCTTATACGGCCGTACTCCAATCTCTGGGTCCAGATCGGGTCATTGATTATCAGAATGAAGACTTTACCAAGCTTAATGAGCAGTTCGACTACGTTTTTGATGCTGTTGGAAAAAGCACTTTCGCGCAATGTAAGCCACTGCTCAAGCCAAAAGGCATCTATGTCTCGTCCGAGCTGGGCCCCAACTGGCAAAACCCGCTGCTGGCTTTGTTAGCTCCATTTATGCCAGGTAAAAAAGTAAAATTTCCGCTTCCTTATTCCATACACAGGAGCATGCAGTTTATTGACGGGCTAATTTTAAAGGGAGAATTTACTCCATTAATAGACCGGAGGTACAGTCTGGCCGAAATTGCCGATGCTTATACCTATGTTATGAGCGGACAGAAAAAAGGAAACGTGGTACTTACTTTCGATTGA
- a CDS encoding DinB family protein: protein MINLLTLQYQHIKESRAVVFRYLRDEVKLDILKNVEAFNHKSIVYMLVHVANTYIAWAGNFALSMQKPYYEENEFGTLEQLQVMFEEVNQVMEQFISKYAEDPGSAVKGYKWADKYIETDAYGIFTHVITHEFHHKGQLMTMSRLLGHVPPDTDVMRF, encoded by the coding sequence ATGATCAACTTGCTTACACTTCAATACCAGCACATAAAAGAATCTCGGGCGGTAGTGTTCCGGTACCTTCGGGATGAGGTAAAACTGGACATCCTGAAAAATGTTGAGGCCTTTAACCATAAAAGCATCGTTTATATGCTGGTACATGTAGCCAATACCTATATTGCCTGGGCCGGCAATTTTGCTTTATCTATGCAAAAGCCTTATTATGAAGAAAACGAATTTGGTACTCTGGAACAACTCCAGGTGATGTTTGAAGAGGTAAACCAGGTTATGGAGCAGTTCATCAGCAAATATGCAGAAGATCCCGGCAGCGCTGTTAAAGGCTATAAATGGGCAGATAAGTACATTGAAACCGACGCTTATGGCATCTTTACGCATGTGATTACCCATGAATTTCATCACAAAGGACAATTGATGACCATGAGCCGTTTGCTGGGACATGTGCCACCTGATACCGATGTAATGCGGTTTTAG
- a CDS encoding cold-shock protein: MQQGTVKFFNETKGFGFIVPANGDSEIFVHSSGLLDNIRENDTVSYDIEQGKKGLNAINVKIA; encoded by the coding sequence ATGCAACAAGGAACAGTAAAATTTTTCAATGAAACAAAAGGTTTTGGATTTATCGTGCCAGCTAATGGCGATAGCGAAATCTTTGTTCATTCTTCTGGCTTATTAGATAACATTCGTGAGAATGACACTGTAAGCTATGACATCGAGCAAGGTAAAAAAGGCTTGAATGCAATTAATGTTAAAATCGCTTAA
- a CDS encoding lipocalin family protein, which produces MKRILNLTLMAMLLLTALSCKKVVSKDGIEGTWELRHLAGGQVPGLDPNFKKGNGNKYKFEGQTYTRYEKGEITESGTFTLEKADVAINASKANARIRFSPSEDEYYINLSGNKLTIFIGIIAADGVETTYKRE; this is translated from the coding sequence ATGAAAAGGATTCTGAATTTAACATTAATGGCAATGCTTTTACTCACCGCTTTAAGCTGCAAAAAAGTAGTCAGCAAAGACGGCATAGAGGGCACCTGGGAATTAAGACATTTAGCTGGCGGACAGGTACCAGGTCTTGATCCGAATTTTAAAAAGGGCAATGGCAATAAGTATAAATTTGAAGGACAAACCTATACCCGTTATGAGAAAGGAGAAATTACCGAGAGTGGAACCTTTACCCTAGAGAAAGCCGACGTGGCCATTAATGCCAGTAAAGCGAACGCCAGGATCAGATTTAGCCCCTCTGAGGATGAATACTATATCAACTTATCAGGCAATAAGCTCACTATTTTCATCGGTATTATTGCGGCTGATGGCGTAGAAACAACTTACAAAAGAGAATAA
- a CDS encoding RNA polymerase sigma factor, with protein sequence MDSYESLTDQELLVLLKQQDELAFAEVYSRHWDMLFQHARKVLRDTDESKDLIQDLFISFWTKSDNLDIRTNLKGYFYRAVRNRILNLIRNKKVNHDFIELIAAQMDDSDDTILDGINERDLVKLIDEEIEKLPPKMKRAFEMSRKDFLSNKEIAAQLGISEDAVKQQISRSMKLLKSRLGKYPGLSIVLITLMHQQI encoded by the coding sequence ATGGATAGCTATGAATCGTTAACAGATCAGGAGTTGCTTGTGTTGTTGAAGCAGCAGGATGAGCTCGCTTTTGCTGAAGTGTATAGCAGGCACTGGGATATGCTTTTTCAGCATGCACGTAAAGTATTGCGTGATACTGATGAATCAAAAGATCTTATTCAGGATTTGTTTATATCGTTTTGGACAAAATCAGATAACCTGGATATCAGGACCAACCTTAAGGGGTATTTCTATCGCGCGGTTCGGAACAGGATCTTAAATCTTATCCGCAATAAAAAGGTAAACCACGATTTTATTGAATTGATTGCTGCACAGATGGACGATAGTGACGATACCATTTTAGACGGCATTAATGAGCGCGATCTGGTGAAACTGATAGATGAGGAAATTGAAAAATTGCCGCCTAAAATGAAGCGTGCATTTGAAATGAGCAGAAAGGATTTCCTGAGCAATAAGGAGATTGCGGCACAGCTGGGCATTTCAGAAGATGCAGTCAAACAGCAAATATCACGTTCTATGAAGCTGCTCAAATCCAGGTTGGGTAAATATCCGGGCCTATCTATTGTTTTGATTACTTTGATGCACCAGCAAATTTAA
- a CDS encoding DUF805 domain-containing protein has translation MFQNPFSFEGRIRRLEYCLSQLIYLCYVFAVGFIFGAIGLIDDTESPKNSLTILIAILPGIYFLWAQGAKRCHDRGNSGWYQLIPFYGFWMCFAPGDTTENEYGDNPKLPKQYYDPFAVDTGSDGTGSNMVLVEPIDDVDEDGIIKEK, from the coding sequence ATGTTTCAGAATCCTTTTTCATTTGAAGGCCGAATTCGCAGACTCGAATATTGCCTTAGCCAGCTGATATATCTTTGTTATGTATTTGCCGTTGGGTTTATTTTTGGAGCTATCGGACTGATAGATGATACTGAAAGTCCAAAAAATTCATTAACAATATTGATTGCAATTCTTCCCGGTATTTACTTCCTTTGGGCACAAGGTGCTAAAAGATGCCATGACAGGGGAAATAGTGGTTGGTACCAGTTAATACCTTTTTACGGCTTTTGGATGTGTTTTGCCCCTGGAGATACAACTGAAAATGAATATGGCGACAATCCCAAGTTACCCAAACAATACTACGACCCTTTTGCTGTCGATACCGGATCGGATGGTACGGGAAGTAATATGGTTTTGGTTGAACCAATTGACGATGTGGATGAAGATGGGATTATAAAAGAAAAATAA
- a CDS encoding alpha/beta hydrolase family esterase: MGAKKILRTVGLLLALLISSISSLGQKVGPTAPQVMEWKVGDTVRKALVYIPAGAKTSNTPVIFAFHGHGGTMENMFKTRRFDQLWPEAIFICPQGLNTAGQLTDPEGKLPGWQKGIGANEDRDLKFFDAMLAFFQKNYRVDPKRVYATGHSNGGGFTYLLWATRGPVFAALAPSAAVAARIMNQLKPKPVLHLYGENDNLVKTQWQKSTCQFLLKLNSCSDKGEPFADQAMLYKSATGNPVVIYSHPGGHTYPQAANQVIINFFKQHPGL, translated from the coding sequence ATGGGCGCTAAAAAAATCTTGAGAACTGTCGGTTTGCTGCTGGCTTTACTTATTTCATCCATTTCTTCATTGGGCCAAAAGGTTGGCCCTACGGCGCCTCAGGTTATGGAATGGAAAGTGGGCGATACGGTGCGAAAGGCATTGGTTTATATCCCCGCCGGGGCTAAAACAAGTAATACACCTGTTATTTTTGCTTTTCATGGGCATGGGGGCACTATGGAGAATATGTTTAAGACCCGGCGTTTTGACCAATTATGGCCAGAAGCCATATTTATTTGTCCGCAGGGTTTAAATACAGCCGGGCAATTAACCGATCCGGAAGGAAAACTACCAGGCTGGCAAAAGGGGATAGGTGCAAATGAAGATCGTGACCTGAAGTTTTTTGATGCGATGCTTGCTTTTTTTCAAAAGAACTATCGGGTAGACCCTAAAAGGGTTTATGCAACCGGTCATTCCAATGGCGGAGGGTTTACCTATCTGCTTTGGGCAACAAGAGGACCTGTATTTGCAGCGCTTGCGCCTTCGGCAGCGGTGGCAGCCCGGATAATGAATCAGTTAAAACCTAAGCCGGTATTGCATCTGTATGGCGAAAATGATAACCTGGTTAAAACGCAATGGCAGAAAAGTACTTGTCAGTTCCTGTTGAAGCTAAACAGCTGCAGCGATAAAGGAGAGCCTTTTGCCGATCAGGCCATGCTGTATAAATCTGCTACAGGTAATCCGGTGGTGATTTACAGTCATCCCGGAGGGCATACTTACCCCCAGGCCGCAAACCAGGTGATCATCAATTTCTTTAAGCAACACCCTGGTCTTTAG
- a CDS encoding fibrobacter succinogenes major paralogous domain-containing protein, with product MKYLSNVLLNVLACILLLQLSSCIKQEIEPELLSPDLSDFSIGAKRMGEAAFTLVNPKSKSDGSFIFKTSDTGVVNIKGNVVTIRSNGNCTITAVQLATNTFKRDSIKATFQIGQKMSPVTSVFTLPEKKVGDAPFEIAGPATNSDGTISYTSSHPNVASVVGKTVQIKSAGKTVITWSQAESGIYKACTLSAELVVIDPPVVENTVTDIDGNVYKTIKIGTQTWMMENLKTTRYNDGTAMTFATDRVAWSSSTSAAYCSYENKKENADTYGYLYNWEAAHNSKIAPAGWHVPSDDEWKVLYNYIGGRREDGAKIQQTGTAYWEVDTKPSNITLFTALPGGRRTESGVFSSIGWNGMWWTSTRTGGGLAVYYDLYVKGYIERHETYTYSGFSIRCIKD from the coding sequence ATGAAGTATTTATCAAACGTTCTCTTAAACGTTCTCGCGTGCATTCTCCTGCTCCAGCTGAGCAGCTGCATTAAACAGGAGATTGAGCCTGAATTACTTTCTCCGGACTTAAGTGATTTTAGTATCGGAGCAAAAAGAATGGGAGAAGCAGCTTTTACATTGGTTAATCCAAAAAGTAAAAGCGATGGAAGTTTTATATTTAAAACAAGCGATACCGGAGTAGTGAATATAAAAGGTAACGTGGTTACAATCAGGAGCAACGGTAACTGCACCATTACTGCGGTACAGCTCGCTACCAATACATTTAAGAGAGATTCAATAAAAGCAACTTTTCAAATTGGCCAGAAGATGAGCCCTGTAACCAGTGTTTTTACCCTCCCTGAAAAGAAAGTGGGTGATGCACCGTTTGAGATTGCAGGCCCCGCTACCAATAGCGATGGGACCATTTCCTACACCAGCAGCCATCCGAATGTTGCCAGTGTGGTGGGAAAAACGGTGCAGATTAAATCTGCAGGAAAAACAGTGATCACCTGGTCTCAGGCCGAGAGCGGAATCTATAAGGCTTGTACGCTTAGTGCCGAACTGGTGGTGATTGATCCTCCTGTTGTGGAAAATACGGTAACCGATATTGATGGTAACGTATATAAAACCATTAAGATAGGCACGCAAACCTGGATGATGGAGAACCTCAAAACCACCCGTTACAACGATGGAACAGCTATGACTTTTGCAACAGATCGGGTAGCCTGGAGTTCAAGTACTTCTGCTGCATATTGCAGTTATGAAAATAAAAAGGAAAATGCTGATACCTATGGCTATCTGTATAACTGGGAAGCTGCACATAACTCCAAAATAGCCCCGGCCGGATGGCATGTTCCCAGTGATGACGAATGGAAGGTGTTGTACAATTACATCGGCGGAAGAAGAGAGGATGGTGCAAAAATCCAGCAGACTGGTACTGCATATTGGGAAGTTGATACCAAACCTTCTAACATTACTTTGTTTACAGCGCTTCCGGGTGGCCGAAGAACTGAATCAGGTGTTTTCTCAAGTATAGGATGGAACGGCATGTGGTGGACCTCAACAAGAACGGGTGGGGGACTTGCAGTTTATTACGATCTTTATGTAAAAGGATATATCGAACGGCATGAAACATACACATATTCGGGATTCTCTATCCGTTGTATAAAAGACTAA
- a CDS encoding FecR family protein, whose translation MDTSKDKAERLVDAYLSGHATDRERHMLEHKYARALLQREYIDDLEPEEINALRREGFLKAMAAIRETDQKPATRKLWPRIALAAAAFAAITLSIWLYTFYNPVPGGQAENGQGHRYTNDIGPGKHTATITTANGLTVQLSDTRTAVIMKEGKAFYNDGSPVQQVSSGFDKTLKISTPRGGTYQVTLSDGTRVWLNAASSLTYQANPDVGGQRSVQLEGEAYFEVAKDKTRPFIVHSRNQQVQVLGTHFNVNSYINEAETRTSLLEGSVAVTAAGKRYQLKPGQQAVVSTENVEIGAFDTETALAWKNDMFILNNQNLESILRQVERWYNVDVEYRDQALKKQTFDGAVSRFQNISQLLEVLESTGAVHFKLEGRRLTVTR comes from the coding sequence ATGGATACTTCAAAAGATAAAGCCGAAAGACTAGTAGATGCCTACCTTTCTGGCCATGCAACTGACCGGGAGCGCCATATGCTTGAGCATAAATATGCAAGAGCTTTATTGCAAAGGGAATACATTGATGATCTGGAACCAGAAGAAATTAATGCACTGCGCAGAGAAGGCTTCCTGAAGGCTATGGCTGCTATCCGTGAAACGGATCAAAAGCCCGCAACCAGGAAATTATGGCCCCGTATTGCTCTAGCAGCCGCGGCATTTGCCGCAATTACTTTAAGCATATGGCTATATACCTTTTACAATCCGGTTCCCGGCGGGCAAGCCGAAAATGGGCAGGGGCATAGGTATACAAATGACATTGGACCTGGAAAACACACAGCTACAATCACAACCGCAAACGGACTTACAGTGCAGCTTAGTGACACCAGAACGGCAGTCATTATGAAAGAAGGAAAGGCCTTCTACAATGACGGTAGCCCTGTTCAGCAAGTTTCATCTGGCTTTGATAAAACCTTGAAAATTAGTACACCGCGCGGCGGTACTTATCAGGTTACATTATCTGATGGTACACGTGTATGGCTTAATGCTGCTTCCAGCTTAACCTATCAGGCCAATCCCGATGTAGGGGGGCAGCGTAGTGTACAACTTGAAGGAGAAGCTTATTTCGAAGTAGCCAAAGACAAAACCAGACCTTTTATAGTACATAGCCGAAACCAGCAGGTACAGGTGCTGGGAACACACTTTAATGTAAATAGTTATATAAACGAGGCCGAAACCCGAACCAGTTTGCTTGAAGGCAGTGTAGCAGTAACTGCTGCAGGTAAGCGTTACCAGCTAAAACCTGGTCAGCAAGCTGTAGTTTCAACAGAGAATGTAGAGATTGGTGCGTTTGATACCGAAACAGCCCTTGCCTGGAAAAATGACATGTTCATACTCAACAATCAGAACCTCGAGAGTATCCTGAGACAAGTAGAGCGATGGTACAACGTAGACGTTGAATACCGCGATCAGGCCCTTAAAAAGCAAACTTTTGATGGTGCCGTATCCAGGTTCCAGAATATTTCGCAATTGCTTGAAGTATTGGAATCTACCGGTGCTGTTCATTTTAAACTCGAAGGAAGGAGGTTAACAGTGACCAGGTAG
- the hepB gene encoding heparin/heparin-sulfate lyase HepB produces MKKQLYLFAILFVAFAAKGYSQAKTDVVWKEVDGVSMPVPPKVHPRLYIRDQQVPDLKNRMNDPELKKVWADMIKMQEDWKPEDIPEVKDFRFYFNQKGLTVRVELMALKYLMTKDPKIGREAITSIIDTLEIATFKEAGDISRGIGLFMVTGAIVYDWCYDQLKPEEKTRFVKAFVRLAKMLECGYPPVKDKSIVGHASEWMIMRDLLSVGIAIYDEFPEMYNLAAGRFFKEHLVARNWFYPSHNYHQGMSYLNVRFTNDLFALWILDRMGAGNVFHPGQQFVLYDMIYKRRPDGQILAGGDVDYSRKKPKYYSLPTFLAGSYYKDEYLNYEFLKDPNVEPHCKLFEFLWRDTKLGARKPDDLPLSRYSGSPFGWMVARTGWGPESVIAEMKINEYTFLNHQHHDAGAFQIYYKGPLAIDAGSYTGTAGGYNSAHNKNFFKRTIAHNSLLVYDPKEVFNIHGYGGKDQTDFAANDGGQRLPGNGWTAPRDLKEMLAGDFKTGKILAQGFGPDSQVPDYTYLKGDITEAYSAKVKAVKRSFMFLNLKDTKVPAAMIVFDKVVSSNPDFKKFWLLHSIEQPQIKGNQITIKRTKNGDSGMLVNTALLPDAANANIQSVGGKGKDFWVFGTNYANDPKPGTDEALERGEWRVEISPKKAAAEDYYLNVMQIADNTQQQLHEVKRIDGDKVVGVQLADRVVTFSRTSETLDRGFTFSVTGKGTFQFVITDLLPGTWQILKDGKVFKPALSAKADDGSLYFTGTEGSYRFLR; encoded by the coding sequence ATGAAAAAACAGCTATACTTATTTGCAATCCTATTTGTTGCTTTTGCGGCAAAAGGCTACTCCCAGGCCAAAACTGATGTGGTTTGGAAAGAAGTGGATGGTGTGTCGATGCCAGTACCGCCAAAGGTACACCCCCGGTTATACATTCGTGATCAGCAAGTGCCTGATCTGAAAAACAGAATGAACGATCCTGAACTGAAGAAGGTCTGGGCCGATATGATCAAGATGCAGGAAGACTGGAAACCGGAGGACATTCCCGAGGTTAAAGACTTTCGCTTTTACTTTAACCAGAAAGGACTTACTGTAAGGGTTGAACTTATGGCGCTCAAGTACCTGATGACCAAAGATCCTAAGATAGGTCGTGAGGCCATCACCTCTATTATTGATACCCTCGAAATCGCTACTTTTAAAGAAGCTGGTGATATTTCAAGAGGTATTGGCCTGTTCATGGTAACAGGTGCTATAGTATACGACTGGTGTTACGATCAGTTGAAACCCGAAGAGAAAACCCGTTTTGTAAAAGCCTTTGTAAGGCTGGCCAAAATGCTCGAATGTGGCTATCCACCTGTAAAAGACAAATCTATTGTAGGGCATGCTTCGGAATGGATGATCATGCGCGACCTGCTTTCTGTAGGTATTGCTATTTATGATGAATTTCCAGAGATGTATAACCTGGCAGCGGGCCGCTTTTTCAAGGAGCACCTGGTGGCACGTAACTGGTTTTATCCATCACATAACTACCACCAGGGTATGTCTTACCTGAATGTAAGGTTTACCAATGATCTTTTTGCGCTGTGGATATTAGACCGTATGGGTGCCGGCAACGTATTTCATCCCGGACAGCAGTTCGTACTGTACGATATGATCTATAAACGCCGTCCCGATGGACAGATCCTGGCAGGGGGAGATGTAGATTATTCCCGTAAGAAACCCAAATATTATTCTTTACCAACATTTCTGGCAGGCAGCTATTACAAAGATGAATACCTGAATTACGAATTTCTGAAAGATCCTAATGTTGAACCGCATTGTAAGTTATTTGAATTCCTGTGGCGCGATACCAAACTTGGGGCCCGTAAGCCAGACGATTTGCCGCTATCCAGGTATTCTGGCTCACCATTTGGCTGGATGGTTGCCCGTACAGGCTGGGGGCCAGAAAGTGTAATTGCGGAAATGAAGATCAATGAATATACTTTCCTGAACCACCAGCATCACGATGCCGGAGCTTTCCAGATTTATTATAAAGGGCCGCTGGCTATTGATGCAGGATCGTATACAGGTACTGCAGGTGGGTATAACAGTGCGCACAATAAGAACTTTTTTAAACGGACCATCGCCCACAACAGCTTATTGGTTTACGATCCAAAAGAGGTTTTTAACATTCATGGATACGGCGGAAAAGACCAGACTGATTTTGCTGCCAATGATGGCGGACAAAGATTGCCTGGAAATGGCTGGACTGCCCCGCGCGATCTTAAAGAAATGCTGGCAGGCGATTTCAAGACCGGTAAAATCCTTGCACAGGGATTTGGCCCCGATAGCCAGGTTCCTGACTATACTTACCTGAAGGGCGATATTACAGAAGCTTACTCAGCCAAAGTGAAGGCCGTAAAGCGCTCCTTTATGTTTCTGAACCTTAAAGATACCAAAGTTCCTGCAGCTATGATCGTTTTTGATAAGGTGGTATCTTCCAATCCTGATTTCAAGAAGTTCTGGTTACTGCACAGTATTGAGCAGCCACAGATCAAGGGTAACCAGATAACTATAAAACGTACAAAGAACGGGGATAGTGGTATGCTGGTGAACACCGCTTTACTGCCTGATGCGGCAAATGCCAATATCCAGTCTGTGGGTGGTAAGGGTAAAGATTTCTGGGTATTTGGAACCAATTATGCCAACGATCCAAAACCAGGTACCGACGAGGCGCTGGAGCGTGGAGAATGGAGGGTGGAAATCAGTCCTAAAAAAGCTGCCGCTGAAGACTACTATCTGAATGTAATGCAAATTGCTGACAACACCCAGCAGCAGCTGCATGAGGTTAAGCGCATTGATGGCGACAAGGTAGTGGGGGTACAGCTGGCAGACAGGGTAGTTACCTTTAGCCGGACTTCTGAAACCCTGGATCGCGGTTTTACTTTTTCCGTTACCGGAAAAGGGACATTCCAGTTTGTAATAACAGATCTTTTGCCGGGTACCTGGCAGATCCTGAAAGATGGTAAAGTATTTAAGCCTGCGCTTTCTGCCAAAGCTGATGATGGGTCGCTTTATTTTACAGGCACTGAAGGAAGCTATCGCTTTTTGAGATAA